GACTTCGTCCCCCTCCCCGGCCGATTGCTCCCGCGCTTGGACAACCAGTCCGACGTGGCGGAAGCCATCGCCGAGCTCAACGCGCAGTGTGAGGCGCCGTTCCGGGAGGCGCTGTGCCGAATTGCATCTGCGGAGGGCGTCGCGTGCGTTATCGTGGACGCGCTGCTGTTCCGGGTGCAAGCGGCGGCGAAGGACGCCGGCGTTCCGGCGCTGGCGATGCGCACGTCGAGCGCCGCCTGCTTCAATGCGTTCATTTTGTATCCCCTACTTTTGAGCAGGGGGTATCTCTCGATACAGCAAGGTATATATTAATGGTCCATTTAAAGCGATTCAAATACGAACTAAATCGACTAAAAATTCGATTTTGATGTAAACCTGCTAGAAATTCAATTTTGCTATAAAATTATGAACAGAATCACACCTAGAAGATCCAATCCCCGAGCTCCCGCCCCTCCGAGTCAAAGATCTCGTCCGCGTCGACCGAAGCTCTTCGGAGTCGCTCTCCAGGATGCTGGAGCAAGTTGTCGGCGCGGCACGGACTTCGTCGGGGATCATCTTCAACACCTTCGACGCCGTGGAGGCAGCGGATCTGGAGCTGCTTCGCCAGAGGCTCGACGGCGTTCCTGTGTTTGCCGTGGGGCCGCTCTGTGCAGTGACCGGAGGAGCCCAATGCAGCTTGCTGGCGCAAGACCGCCGGTGCATGGAGTGGCTCGACAAGCAGGCGGACCGGTCCGTTATCTACGTCAGCTTCGGGAGCTTGGCAGTGTTGGAAGAGGAAGAGTTCGGCGAGATCGCTCGGGGCTTAGCTCGGAGCGGGCAGGCCTTCCTCTGGGTCGTACGGCCCGGGCAGGTTCGGGCAGGGGTTAGGCTGCCCAACGAATTGATAGAGgtgctgttttttttttaaaaaaaaattaatctcatTTTCCCAGCAATTTATCAATTATTAAAATCAGCATTAGTTTTTGTTaaccttcaaaattaaaataggtAGAAGAAAGAGGGATGATTGTGGACTGGGCCCCGCAGCAGGAGGTACTGGGCCACCCAGCTGTGGGTGGCTTCTGGACCCACAACGGGTGGAACTCGACGGTGGAGAGCCTCGTCGCCGGCGTGCCCATGCTCTGTTCGCCTCGGGACTATGATCAAATGGGCAACGCCCGGTACGTGGCCCACGTTTGGAAGGTGGGCCTCCAAATGGAGTTCGATAATGGGCCGAACATGGAGGATATCTCGCAGGCCGTGAGAATGTTGATGGTCGATGAGGCAGGGCACGACGCAAGGGCACGTGCCCAGGTCACGAAGGAAGAGGTGACTGATTGTGTTCGACCAGGTGGGTCGTCGAGTCGAGCTATTGAGAGTTTGGTGGATCACATTTGCTCATTgtgagttaaattaattttaatcatgTATAATTATTGTTAAAAATATGTAATGATTTTGAGTCGAatggattttaaataattttaaagggtGGGTTTCATCTGAGTCCGAAAGAAATCTCTAGATGAGCCACGAGCTGGAGGCCCATGTAATTTAAGCAATTAACCCCAAAATTTTACACATTTCGCCCGCTATTTACACGCGAAGACGAAGTTAAATAGTTAATGGTAACGCACGCGACATGCTCGTTCATGGCCTGCCCTCTTCATCCTCCGTCCACGCCGAGTCCAACTCGTCTATGTCGACGGCGGCGACCTGCGACGGCCCGATTCTAGCGGCAGCTACTGGAGGTACCCTTACCAGGAGGCGCGCGACCTTCTCTGACGGAGCTCCGCCTCCGATTTCGGCACCGTCCCTCTCCTCCTTGAGGTCCCTGGGCGGCAGGAAGCAATCCATGGAGAGCCCCCAAATGTTGAAGTCCACCTCCTCCACCGTCCACGTCTCCTCCATCCGTGTTCTCGAGTGTCTGTCGCTGGTCTCCCCGAACCGGAAGAGCGAGACGTTGGTGCGGCCGGCGTGCGCGATGTTGACGCCGTCGATGGTGCGGTAGTCTTCGATGTGAGACTCCATGGTGGTCTCCCAGTATACGCAGTCCTTGGCTGACGCCGTTTTGATGCGGAGGAGGTGCGAGTCCTCGAGCTGGACGAGGAGGCCGGTACGCTGGCTGAAGTAACCCCAAACGGTGTGGCGGATGATTTCGACGCTGCTGCTGCTGCGCGCTCGAAGGGTCGTCGCCTCCGCGTCCAGGCGCAGCACGAAGCAGCCCTCGCCGTTGACGGCCTTCTCCCCGAGGCACACCGACTTGGCGAATAAGTTCGCCGTCGATCTCGGATCGAGCCCCTGAAACGTTGCGATTTTGGTGAGCGCGATACGTTGACGAAATGTCGATAAGAAATATCATGGGATCAATTACTGCCGTGTTGGGTACCTGGAGAGAGCGGCGAAGGGGGCGAGGAGGTCCGCGGGAGGCGTGCGACTGGTTCCACGGCGTTTGTCGCCAAGCCACCTTACCGTCGCTCCCGGCACTGATCTTGCTCCCGGAGACCATCAGCTCCAGGCACCACAAGTCGGGCTTTTTCTGCCACAGCACGAACCCGCCGATCTCTCCGACGTTGCCGAGCCCCTTCCTCGCCTTCCTGCCATTGCCAGAAGCCGCTGCGCCGTCCCCGCTTCCGCCGCCGTTGCCTTTGGACATCTCCGTCGCCATCATCCGAACCTTCCCCATGGCGTACATGCTATGGATCGCGTTCAGCGCCTGATCTCCTCCCGATGCCGCGATATACTGCTGCACGATGTACCTCGCCATCGACACTTCCTGCGTTCACGAACAAAAAATGTGATGTAAAAAATGCACGCACACCAACTGTTCTCTCAATTGTCGAATAGAAGCAGCAGTCTCACAATTGTGTCCTCCTTCATGTCCTTGATGACCGTGGAGTTGTAAGCATGCACCGGAAGAGGGACGAGGGGCGCCCCAATGACACCCAGCATGAGCTGGAGTTCCGCTCCGCTGCTGCCGGTCGTCATCGCCCGGCTGACGTGCGGCCGCATCCACGCCTTCACGTTGGTGCAGAACGTCTTGCTGCTACGGGAGCCAACGCCGCCGGCGAGGAACGTCTCCTCCGGCATGGGCACTTCCAGCACCGTGTCCAGTCCATCCTCCCGCTCCAGGTTCGGCCACAGCTTCCTCATAGACGGAAGAAGCAGCGGGGGAAACCAAACCAGTCTCGGCAAGCTCCAACCTTTCCGCACCAAACTCGATGCCTCGCTCTCGGTTTCGTCTCTGGCTGCTACACAGAAGTAATGGAATTCGACTTGGACTCGCAACAACGGTCGCTGTCGATGCAGCTGGCGCAGGCCGCAGGGGAATTTgttacatatatataaaaaagtcGTCGTGGGCGCACGCTCTGCTTCAGATTGTTGCTTCGCTTCCCCAGAGAATTAATATAATACAAAAAGTCTAAGATAATTAGCACTAAATATGTCGCCGCGATTTCAGGGATCTCCCCCAAACAATTCCAAATGGGCAGCTTCCAGCAGGAAGACTTGCCCCAACATTTCATCGGGCGGCCATAAAGATGAACAAAGATTATTATGTTCGTTTATGCTGAATTGCACATAAATATAAGGCTGGATTGTTTTGTTTATGTTGCATTATTGGCTTCGATTTCAGGAGTCAAATCTTCCCCGCCCCAAGCGTGCCTCCAGGGATCACAATTCGTGATTAAGATTAAAGAATTAATGCACGTTGGCCTCAGTCGATCATAGTGGAAGATCCTGAAATCTGATTGATTAATTCGTGTATTACGCCTCGATCGATCAGCGTGGGCGATTAAAACTctgattaattattaaaaaaaaaatagagcgaGGAGATGGCGGCGGCGGGGGGCGCCCCGTCGTGTGCGCCGCTGTGGACGCGGCCGCCACGGTGGTTGAAACCAAGAAGAAGAGCAGTTTCGAGCTTCACTCTTAACACATGACTGGTGAAGCAGGAGCAGGCAGGCGGCATCGATGCTGAGATGACCATCGTGCTGTCCAGCATCTCAATGGCCTGCAAGCAGATCACCTCTCTGGTGAAGCGCACCAGCATCTCCAACCTCACCGGCGTCCAGGGCAGTGAACGTCCAAGGCGAGAACCAGAAGAAGCTCGAGCTCGACGTCATCTCCAACGAGGTAAATCGTATTCTAAATCAATAGCTTGACTATTATAACggaagatcaagctttgattcGATAGTTGCAGGTGTTCTCGAATTGCCTGAGATTGAGTGGGCGGACGGGCAACATAGCGTCGGAAGAAGACGACATGCCGGTGCCCATGGAAGAGAGCTACTCGGCAACTACATGGTCGTTGATCTTGTTTAAAAATGATAGAGATGATGCGCTAGATAGATGACTCTGTCATTGACTAAGAGAAAATTTTGGGATGGAGAAGAGACCACACTTCATGCTCTTTTATGCGTACATCGTAAAGAGAGTAAAAAGAAGTGTTAAAGCAAGATCCAGGGAGGAGGTCCCTAACGTAGGTACTCCAACGTTCAAGTCAGTATAACAGCCGAGCGAAAAGTGGAGAAAAAAATGAATAGTAGATGTGTGCGTCTTTTGATGTTGAAAAGTATACTTGACCAACGAAGAAGACCTCTTTTATACTGATTCTCAGAACCGCGTAATCATGAGATGTCAGAGAATGTCTGATGTCAAAATATATCAACTAATAAAATTTGTATAACCATCTTTCAAGGAAAGTTTCATTTTATACACATGAATTGTCTTTTGTAATCTTTATATTAATGAGGCGGTTGAGAATGTTAGATGTtagaattgttggtgcaatatccctaggtcaaggttgacctgattgactaagcttgagtttggtcaagtttgagtattgatatttgagtttcgatgtttgacaatacgtggagattgcaggtTCAATCATCAATctggggagattgctggtgcaattctcctctggtcagggtttgaccagattggtgtgaagaagagtcaagtaggttaaagttgaccagatacttgactaggaaaagtcttggtgagtgaagtcgggcagttagAAAATCCTTGTAaataaagccaggtgaaaaccatagtgagtgaagttaggtgaaagtcttggtgagtgaagccaggcagaaggaaagtcctggtgaatgaagctaggcagatggaaagtcctagtgaatgaagctaggtagaatggaaagtcctggtgagtgaagccaggtagtttgaaaatcctggtgagtgaagccatgtgaaaatcctagtgagtgaagctaggtgaaagtcctggtgagtgaagccaggtagaaggaaagtcctagtgagtgaagctaggcagaatggaaagtccaagtaggtcaaatgattgatcggatacttgacacgaggaaatccagatgggttgagggtgaccgaacatctggtggaagtccaagtgggtcatggaggactgggCACTTgccacgagacggtaagtccaagtgggccaaGGTTGACCTGAAAGTTGGCAAAGAcaaagtccagatgagtcaaaagttgatcGAACACTTAGCGGTTGTAAGTCCAGTAGGGAGTTGGCGTGAAACTAGGAAGTTCGAACGTAGTAAACTTCCAAAGGCCATAATTTTTGACTCGGATATTGGAATGAGGTAATCTCGGATGAGAAACGAAActcatttcaagctctacacaatTTTCTGCTtgccaattgattggtcaatcgattgggggggggggggggggttcaatcgattggttaacataattttttgtagaaatagtctggatcgattgggtaatcg
This genomic stretch from Zingiber officinale cultivar Zhangliang chromosome 7A, Zo_v1.1, whole genome shotgun sequence harbors:
- the LOC121999996 gene encoding DIMBOA UDP-glucosyltransferase BX8-like, which codes for MDGGRGGGDPTRPRVGLFPCPFQGHLNPMFQLAHLLHRRGFPVTVFLPPSTPDSVAGHIPHFDFVPLPGRLLPRLDNQSDVAEAIAELNAQCEAPFREALCRIASAEGVACVIVDALLFRVQAAAKDAGVPALAMRTSSAACFNAFILYPLLLSRGYLSIQQESHLEDPIPELPPLRVKDLVRVDRSSSESLSRMLEQVVGAARTSSGIIFNTFDAVEAADLELLRQRLDGVPVFAVGPLCAVTGGAQCSLLAQDRRCMEWLDKQADRSVIYVSFGSLAVLEEEEFGEIARGLARSGQAFLWVVRPGQVRAGVRLPNELIEVEERGMIVDWAPQQEVLGHPAVGGFWTHNGWNSTVESLVAGVPMLCSPRDYDQMGNARYVAHVWKVGLQMEFDNGPNMEDISQAVRMLMVDEAGHDARARAQVTKEEVTDCVRPGGSSSRAIESLVDHICSL
- the LOC121999998 gene encoding uncharacterized protein LOC121999998 isoform X2, whose translation is MRKLWPNLEREDGLDTVLEVPMPEETFLAGGVGSRSSKTFCTNVKAWMRPHVSRAMTTGSSGAELQLMLGVIGAPLVPLPVHAYNSTVIKDMKEDTIEVSMARYIVQQYIAASGGDQALNAIHSMYAMGKVRMMATEMSKGNGGGSGDGAAASGNGRKARKGLGNVGEIGGFVLWQKKPDLWCLELMVSGSKISAGSDGKVAWRQTPWNQSHASRGPPRPLRRSLQGLDPRSTANLFAKSVCLGEKAVNGEGCFVLRLDAEATTLRARSSSSVEIIRHTVWGYFSQRTGLLVQLEDSHLLRIKTASAKDCVYWETTMESHIEDYRTIDGVNIAHAGRTNVSLFRFGETSDRHSRTRMEETWTVEEVDFNIWGLSMDCFLPPRDLKEERDGAEIGGGAPSEKVARLLVRVPPVAAARIGPSQVAAVDIDELDSAWTEDEEGRP
- the LOC121999998 gene encoding uncharacterized protein LOC121999998 isoform X1, whose product is MRKLWPNLEREDGLDTVLEVPMPEETFLAGGVGSRSSKTFCTNVKAWMRPHVSRAMTTGSSGAELQLMLGVIGAPLVPLPVHAYNSTVIKDMKEDTIEVSMARYIVQQYIAASGGDQALNAIHSMYAMGKVRMMATEMSKGNGGGSGDGAAASGNGRKARKGLGNVGEIGGFVLWQKKPDLWCLELMVSGSKISAGSDGKVAWRQTPWNQSHASRGPPRPLRRSLQVPNTAVIDPMIFLIDISSTYRAHQNRNVSGARSEIDGELIRQVGVPRGEGRQRRGLLRAAPGRGGDDPSSAQQQQRRNHPPHRLGLLQPAYRPPRPARGLAPPPHQNGVSQGLRILGDHHGVSHRRLPHHRRRQHRARRPHQRLALPVRGDQRQTLENTDGGDVDGGGGGLQHLGALHGLLPAAQGPQGGEGRCRNRRRSSVREGRAPPGKGTSSSCR